The following proteins are encoded in a genomic region of Vibrio spartinae:
- the pssA gene encoding CDP-diacylglycerol--serine O-phosphatidyltransferase yields the protein MIARRNLFEQLPTIALEPKDFQVLYSAEQFRHHLIQAIRQANHRIYIVALYLEADDAGQEILSELYAAKQRNPQLEIVICVDWHRAQRGLIGAKQSQGNAVMYESFAQDSEHPIAVYGIPVRGREVFGVLHLKGFIVDDEVIYSGASLNNIYLHYQNRYRFDRYHSFHNRSLADSMVEFIRDHLLSHPAVNNLANPLRPATKDLKTIIRQFRTQLAQATYQVPDQPVSQDQIGLTPLVGVGKRSNRLNQYINHLVAQAKEEIIICTPYFNFPHTIATQVKKALKRGVKIHIIVGDKTANDFYIPPEETFKTIGGLPYLYELNLRRFAKSNEARIASRQLSIHLWKHNDNSFHLKGVWVDKRYMIITGNNLNPRAWKLDLENGILIQDHHAHLQTQFEQEFDNILQHTQLVCTYKQLDDFENYPPEVQRLLKRIRRVKADRILKQIL from the coding sequence ATGATTGCTCGTAGAAATCTATTCGAACAGCTACCCACTATTGCGTTAGAGCCGAAAGATTTTCAAGTCCTGTACTCCGCAGAACAATTTCGGCATCACTTGATTCAGGCGATTCGACAAGCCAATCACAGAATTTATATTGTTGCACTCTACCTTGAAGCTGATGATGCCGGTCAGGAAATCCTGTCGGAGCTTTATGCAGCGAAACAAAGAAATCCGCAACTGGAGATCGTGATCTGTGTGGACTGGCACCGCGCTCAAAGAGGCCTGATCGGTGCAAAACAGTCTCAGGGAAATGCAGTGATGTATGAATCATTTGCCCAAGACAGTGAACATCCTATCGCGGTTTATGGTATCCCAGTCCGAGGACGGGAAGTGTTCGGAGTGCTGCACCTCAAAGGCTTCATTGTTGATGATGAAGTTATCTACAGTGGTGCAAGCCTGAACAACATCTATCTGCATTATCAGAATCGTTACCGTTTTGACCGCTATCACTCATTCCACAACCGCTCTCTTGCCGACTCGATGGTCGAGTTTATCCGTGATCACTTATTATCTCATCCGGCAGTCAATAACCTGGCCAATCCGTTACGTCCTGCAACGAAGGATTTGAAAACGATCATTCGCCAGTTTCGGACCCAGTTGGCACAAGCAACCTATCAGGTGCCTGATCAGCCAGTCTCGCAGGACCAGATCGGTCTGACGCCATTAGTTGGCGTTGGTAAGCGAAGTAATCGCTTAAATCAATATATCAATCACCTGGTTGCTCAGGCGAAAGAAGAAATTATTATCTGTACGCCTTATTTTAATTTCCCGCATACTATTGCTACTCAGGTCAAAAAAGCCCTCAAGCGTGGTGTAAAAATTCATATTATCGTGGGCGATAAAACCGCGAATGATTTTTATATTCCACCAGAAGAAACATTTAAGACCATCGGGGGATTGCCCTATTTATATGAATTGAATCTGCGTCGTTTTGCTAAATCGAACGAAGCCAGAATTGCCAGTCGGCAATTATCGATTCATCTGTGGAAACATAATGACAACAGTTTTCACTTAAAAGGGGTATGGGTCGATAAACGTTATATGATTATCACCGGCAATAACCTCAATCCCAGAGCGTGGAAGCTTGATCTGGAAAACGGCATTTTGATTCAGGATCACCATGCCCATCTTCAGACTCAATTTGAACAAGAATTCGACAACATCCTGCAGCACACACAGTTAGTCTGTACTTATAAGCAGTTGGACGATTTCGAAAATTATCCGCCCGAGGTTCAACGCTTACTGAAACGGATTCGTCGGGTAAAAGCTGACCGGATTTTAAAGCAGATTCTTTAG
- the fre gene encoding NAD(P)H-flavin reductase → MIITCKVNSVQPLASNTYRILLQPASPVDFHAGQYLMVVMAEGDKRPFSIASSPCRQGGELELHIGAAEHNAYASEVVDAMNAALQHDGEITIDIPHGDAWLKEDTTRPLLLIAGGTGFSYVRSILDHCLNQNIQRDIFLYWGAKDVLQLYAFDELRNLATQHTRLTFTPVVEISTDPLWDGKVGNVLQAVSADFESLEEFDIYIAGRFDMAGAAREQFTQNKHARSERIYGDAFAFI, encoded by the coding sequence ATGATCATAACATGTAAAGTAAACTCAGTTCAGCCTTTAGCCAGTAATACATACCGTATTCTTCTCCAACCTGCGTCACCCGTTGATTTCCATGCAGGTCAGTACCTGATGGTGGTGATGGCAGAGGGAGATAAACGTCCGTTCTCGATTGCCAGTAGCCCATGCCGGCAAGGTGGCGAACTTGAATTACATATTGGTGCTGCTGAACATAACGCTTATGCCAGTGAAGTTGTTGATGCGATGAATGCCGCGTTGCAGCACGATGGCGAGATCACCATTGATATACCTCATGGGGATGCTTGGCTGAAAGAAGATACGACGCGTCCTTTATTGCTGATTGCCGGTGGTACAGGATTCAGTTATGTACGCTCGATTCTGGATCATTGCCTGAACCAGAATATTCAGCGTGATATCTTTCTTTATTGGGGAGCAAAAGATGTGCTCCAGCTCTATGCATTCGACGAATTACGTAATTTAGCGACTCAACATACCAGACTCACGTTTACGCCAGTTGTCGAGATATCAACCGATCCGCTTTGGGACGGAAAAGTCGGCAATGTATTGCAAGCCGTCAGTGCTGATTTCGAATCGTTGGAAGAATTTGATATCTATATTGCGGGTCGATTTGATATGGCAGGGGCCGCTCGGGAACAGTTTACTCAAAATAAGCACGCGAGAAGTGAACGTATCTATGGCGACGCATTTGCATTTATCTGA
- a CDS encoding 2Fe-2S iron-sulfur cluster-binding protein: MTFTVRLLPEDLEFTIERGQTVLDAAIRQQIPFPYRCRVGACGMCLCKKLSGEVSYQLEPMLTEEEQSQGWIFSCQAYAQTHLVLTWDE, translated from the coding sequence ATGACCTTTACGGTACGCTTGCTGCCCGAAGATCTTGAATTCACTATAGAGCGCGGTCAAACCGTGTTGGATGCGGCAATTCGTCAGCAGATCCCTTTCCCATATCGTTGTCGGGTTGGTGCGTGTGGGATGTGTTTGTGCAAAAAGCTTTCGGGAGAAGTTTCTTATCAACTCGAACCAATGCTGACGGAAGAAGAGCAGTCTCAGGGATGGATATTTTCCTGTCAGGCTTATGCTCAAACTCATTTAGTCCTTACTTGGGATGAGTAA
- the ubiD gene encoding 4-hydroxy-3-polyprenylbenzoate decarboxylase codes for MIFKDLRDFIDYLEKHGQLKRIHHPIDPQYEMTEICDRTLRAGGPALLFENPVGYDIPVLANLFGTPQRVAMGMGRVDVSELREIGQLLAYLKEPEPPKGFKDALDKLPVFKQVLNMPVKRLKKASCQEIIWQGDDVDLDRIPVMRCWPGDVAPLLTWGLTITKGPTKKRQNLGIYRQQKLSKNKVIMRWFQHRGGALDFRDWQVERPGEPFPVSVAFGADPATILGAVTPVPDALSEYAFAGLLRGSKTEVVQSISNDLEVPASAEIVLEGYIDPNEYADEGPYGDHTGYFNEVERHHVFTVTHVTMRKQPIYHSTYTGRPPDEPAVLGEALNEVFVPILQKQFPEIVDFYLPPEGCSYRMAVVTIKKQYPGHAKRVMMGVWSFLRQFMYTKFVIVCDDDINARDWKDVIWAITTRMDPARDTTMVENTPIDSLDFASPVSGLGSKMGLDATNKWAGETAREWGKEIRKDPEVVRKIDAIWDELGIL; via the coding sequence ATGATTTTTAAGGATTTACGCGATTTTATCGACTATTTGGAAAAGCATGGTCAATTGAAACGTATTCATCATCCGATTGACCCTCAATATGAAATGACTGAGATCTGTGATCGGACCTTAAGAGCGGGCGGGCCTGCACTTTTATTTGAAAATCCAGTTGGGTATGACATCCCGGTACTGGCAAATCTGTTTGGTACGCCGCAACGCGTCGCGATGGGGATGGGGCGTGTTGATGTCAGTGAGCTTCGTGAAATCGGCCAGTTGCTTGCCTACCTTAAAGAACCTGAGCCGCCCAAAGGCTTTAAGGATGCACTCGATAAACTCCCGGTTTTTAAGCAGGTCTTAAATATGCCGGTGAAACGTTTGAAAAAAGCGTCTTGTCAGGAAATCATCTGGCAAGGTGATGATGTTGATTTGGATAGAATTCCGGTGATGCGTTGTTGGCCGGGTGATGTGGCTCCGCTGTTAACCTGGGGGCTGACGATCACGAAGGGACCGACGAAAAAACGACAAAATTTAGGGATCTACCGACAACAGAAACTCAGTAAAAATAAAGTGATCATGCGTTGGTTTCAGCATCGTGGCGGTGCATTAGATTTCCGGGATTGGCAAGTTGAGCGTCCCGGGGAACCATTTCCGGTCTCTGTCGCTTTCGGCGCTGATCCGGCCACAATTCTGGGGGCTGTGACGCCAGTGCCAGATGCACTTTCCGAATATGCATTTGCCGGATTGTTGAGAGGCAGTAAGACCGAAGTTGTCCAATCAATCAGTAATGATCTGGAAGTGCCGGCTAGCGCAGAGATTGTGCTCGAAGGATATATTGATCCGAATGAGTATGCAGACGAAGGACCTTATGGCGATCATACTGGCTATTTTAATGAGGTTGAGCGTCATCATGTCTTTACTGTAACTCATGTGACAATGAGAAAGCAGCCGATTTATCATAGTACTTATACGGGAAGACCACCGGATGAACCAGCCGTTCTCGGGGAAGCATTGAACGAAGTTTTTGTCCCTATTTTACAAAAGCAGTTTCCGGAAATTGTCGACTTTTATCTTCCCCCCGAAGGATGTTCCTATCGGATGGCTGTCGTAACGATCAAGAAGCAGTATCCCGGTCATGCCAAGCGAGTCATGATGGGAGTTTGGTCTTTCTTACGTCAATTTATGTATACCAAGTTTGTGATTGTCTGTGATGATGATATCAATGCTCGAGATTGGAAAGATGTCATCTGGGCGATAACGACGCGGATGGATCCTGCCCGGGATACGACGATGGTCGAAAACACGCCAATTGATTCTCTGGATTTTGCATCACCGGTTTCAGGGCTTGGCTCTAAAATGGGATTGGATGCAACCAATAAATGGGCAGGCGAGACAGCCAGAGAGTGGGGTAAGGAGATCCGTAAAGATCCGGAAGTTGTTCGCAAAATCGATGCGATCTGGGATGAGTTAGGAATCTTATGA
- the rho gene encoding transcription termination factor Rho, translating to MNLTELKNNPVSELVQLGESLGLENLARLRKQDIIFSILKAHAKSGEDIFGDGVLEILQDGFGFLRSADSSYLAGPDDIYVSPSQIRRFNLRTGDSIAGKIRPPKEGERYFALLKVNTVNADKPDNARNKILFENLTPLHANERMVMERGNGSTEDITARVLDLASPIGKGQRGLIVAPPKAGKTMLLQNIAQSIAYNHPECILMVLLIDERPEEVTEMQRLVKGEVIASTFDEPASRHVQVAEMVIEKAKRLVEHKKDVVILLDSITRLARAYNTVVPSSGKVLTGGVDANALHRPKRFFGAARNVEEGGSLTIIATALVDTGSKMDEVIYEEFKGTGNMELHLNRKIAEKRVFPAIDFNRSGTRREELLTKTDELQKMWILRRIVHPMGETDAMEFLIDKLAMTKTNDEFFDAMRRQ from the coding sequence ATGAATTTAACAGAATTAAAGAACAACCCTGTGTCTGAGCTCGTGCAGCTGGGTGAAAGCTTGGGGCTTGAAAACCTCGCGCGTTTAAGAAAACAAGACATTATCTTCTCTATTTTAAAAGCTCACGCAAAAAGTGGTGAAGACATCTTTGGTGATGGCGTATTAGAAATTCTCCAGGACGGCTTTGGTTTTTTGCGTAGTGCAGACAGCTCTTATCTGGCTGGGCCGGACGATATTTATGTGTCACCGAGTCAGATTCGTCGTTTCAACCTGCGTACAGGTGATTCAATTGCTGGGAAGATTCGGCCACCGAAAGAAGGTGAACGCTACTTTGCGTTACTCAAAGTCAATACCGTCAATGCTGATAAACCAGATAACGCCCGAAATAAGATTCTGTTTGAAAACCTGACACCGCTACATGCCAATGAACGAATGGTGATGGAACGCGGCAACGGTTCGACTGAAGATATTACCGCTCGTGTCTTGGATTTAGCATCACCAATCGGAAAAGGTCAGCGTGGCTTGATTGTTGCACCACCGAAGGCTGGTAAAACGATGCTGCTGCAAAACATTGCTCAGAGTATTGCTTACAACCATCCCGAGTGTATTTTGATGGTGTTGCTGATTGACGAACGTCCGGAAGAAGTGACAGAAATGCAACGTTTGGTTAAAGGTGAAGTTATTGCTTCTACCTTTGATGAACCGGCATCTCGTCACGTTCAAGTGGCAGAAATGGTCATTGAGAAGGCGAAACGTTTGGTTGAACACAAGAAAGACGTTGTGATTTTATTGGATTCAATTACACGTTTGGCGCGTGCATATAACACGGTTGTTCCTTCTTCGGGCAAAGTCCTGACTGGTGGTGTGGACGCGAATGCGCTCCATCGTCCTAAGCGTTTCTTCGGTGCGGCTCGGAATGTTGAAGAAGGCGGTAGTTTGACGATTATCGCGACAGCCTTGGTTGATACCGGTTCGAAAATGGACGAAGTTATCTACGAAGAGTTTAAAGGGACAGGGAATATGGAATTACACCTGAACCGTAAGATAGCAGAAAAACGTGTCTTCCCTGCGATCGACTTCAACCGTTCCGGAACACGTCGTGAAGAGTTGCTGACCAAAACTGACGAGTTACAGAAAATGTGGATTTTGCGCAGAATCGTTCACCCGATGGGGGAAACCGATGCGATGGAATTCCTCATTGATAAACTGGCGATGACAAAGACGAATGATGAGTTCTTTGATGCGATGAGACGCCAGTAA
- the trxA gene encoding thioredoxin TrxA, producing the protein MSDKILQLTDDTFESSVTDAKVPVLIDFWAEWCGPCKMIAPILDEIANEYEGKIKIGKLNIDQNAGTPAKYGIRGIPTLLLFKNGSVAATKVGALSKTQLKEFLDANL; encoded by the coding sequence ATGAGTGATAAGATTTTGCAGCTCACCGATGACACATTTGAAAGTAGTGTGACCGATGCTAAAGTTCCTGTACTTATTGATTTCTGGGCAGAATGGTGTGGTCCATGCAAAATGATTGCACCGATTTTGGATGAAATAGCGAATGAGTACGAAGGTAAGATCAAGATTGGTAAATTAAATATCGATCAAAATGCAGGTACGCCAGCAAAGTATGGTATTCGTGGTATCCCAACATTGCTTCTGTTTAAAAATGGTAGTGTTGCAGCAACAAAAGTTGGTGCGTTGTCAAAGACTCAGCTCAAAGAGTTTTTAGACGCCAATTTATAA
- the rhlB gene encoding ATP-dependent RNA helicase RhlB has product MKKTHITEQKFADLGLAPQVTAGLEQKGFAYCTPIQALALPVVLSGHDIAGQAQTGTGKTLAFLAATFNHLLTTPAQEEREPTQPRAIIMAPTRELAIQIFNDAEPLVQSTGLKVALAYGGESYDKQQSKLQQGVDILIGTTGRIIDFYKQKVFNLNHIQVVVLDEADRMFDLGFIKDIRFLFRRMPPPKNRLNMLFSATLSYRVQELAFEHMNSPEHVVVEPSQKTGHRIKEELFYPSNEHKMALLQTLIEEEWPDRAIIFANTKHKCERVWGHLAADGHRVGLLTGDVPQKKRERILEQFTQGQLDILVATDVAARGLHIPQVTHVFNYDLPDDSEDYVHRIGRTGRAGESGHSISFACEEYAINVPGIETYIEHSIPVSDYDSSALLTDLPSPLKLASSKTSRRTNTGGSRSGRQNGRGNNPSRKRPRQNNHQNKNS; this is encoded by the coding sequence ATGAAAAAGACGCATATCACAGAGCAAAAATTCGCCGACTTGGGTTTAGCCCCTCAAGTCACCGCAGGTTTGGAACAAAAAGGGTTCGCTTATTGCACCCCAATCCAAGCCTTGGCGCTGCCGGTAGTGCTCTCCGGCCATGACATTGCAGGCCAGGCCCAAACAGGGACTGGTAAAACGCTTGCGTTTCTTGCTGCAACCTTTAATCATCTGCTAACAACACCTGCTCAAGAAGAGCGGGAGCCAACACAGCCACGAGCAATTATTATGGCACCAACTCGTGAGTTAGCGATACAAATTTTTAACGATGCAGAACCACTCGTTCAAAGTACCGGCTTAAAAGTCGCACTGGCTTATGGTGGTGAAAGTTACGATAAACAGCAGTCCAAGTTACAACAAGGTGTTGATATTCTTATCGGAACCACCGGTCGGATTATCGATTTCTACAAACAAAAAGTGTTCAATCTGAACCATATTCAGGTGGTCGTTCTCGATGAAGCAGACCGAATGTTTGATCTCGGTTTTATCAAGGATATTCGTTTTCTGTTCCGCCGAATGCCGCCACCGAAGAACCGACTGAACATGTTATTCTCCGCCACCCTCTCTTATCGGGTTCAGGAATTAGCATTTGAGCACATGAACAGTCCGGAGCATGTTGTCGTCGAACCGTCGCAAAAAACCGGACATCGAATTAAAGAAGAACTGTTTTACCCCTCGAATGAGCACAAAATGGCTTTGTTACAAACCCTCATTGAAGAAGAGTGGCCGGACAGAGCAATCATTTTTGCCAATACCAAACATAAGTGTGAACGAGTCTGGGGACATCTGGCTGCCGATGGGCATCGCGTCGGACTACTGACCGGTGATGTGCCGCAGAAAAAACGGGAACGCATTCTAGAGCAATTTACGCAGGGCCAGTTGGATATTTTAGTCGCGACCGACGTTGCTGCGCGAGGACTACATATCCCTCAGGTAACTCACGTCTTTAACTACGATTTACCAGACGACAGTGAAGATTATGTACACCGGATTGGCCGGACGGGCAGAGCCGGAGAAAGTGGTCATTCGATTAGCTTCGCCTGCGAAGAATACGCGATCAATGTGCCGGGAATAGAAACATATATCGAACATTCAATTCCGGTTTCTGATTATGATTCATCGGCACTATTAACTGATTTACCCAGTCCGTTAAAACTTGCTTCATCAAAAACATCAAGAAGAACCAATACTGGTGGTTCACGGTCTGGACGTCAGAATGGACGAGGTAATAATCCATCCAGAAAACGGCCGCGACAAAACAACCACCAGAATAAAAATAGCTGA